In Rhodobacter sp. 24-YEA-8, the following are encoded in one genomic region:
- the purS gene encoding phosphoribosylformylglycinamidine synthase subunit PurS, which translates to MKARVTVMLKNGVLDPQGEAIRHALGALGFAGVEGVRQGKVIELDLTANDKAAAEADVKAMCEKLLANTVIEGYKVEIL; encoded by the coding sequence ATGAAAGCCCGCGTCACCGTCATGCTGAAAAACGGCGTTCTCGATCCCCAGGGCGAGGCGATCCGCCATGCGCTTGGCGCGCTTGGCTTTGCCGGTGTGGAAGGCGTGCGCCAGGGCAAGGTCATCGAACTGGACCTCACGGCGAATGACAAGGCGGCCGCCGAGGCCGATGTGAAGGCTATGTGCGAGAAGCTGCTCGCGAATACGGTGATCGAAGGCTACAAGGTCGAGATCCTCTGA
- a CDS encoding cytochrome P450, translating into MPPKPAARAERVSLLTYLRLFRRDILSAQPARLYRAWMAEFRTPFFRSYLCNDPKLVDLVLKDRPEDFPKSNRIRAGLEPLLGNSVFVTNGETWKRQRRIIDPAFEGGRLRDTFPAMVAAGQAAVARMQDLTQGVTGTEVEVEEEMSHAAADVIFRTLFSIPIEHEIAARVFFEFRAYQRTQPILNLAAFLPLPRWFPRLHRKRTRASAKMIRDLITRLTDARAAEIAAGTAPDDLATKIMTTAEPVTGKRFTPAEMVDQVAIFFLAGHETSASALGWSLYLLALSPDVQERVAAEAASLGAAPDFSAVNRLHYTRDVFREALRLYPPVPMMVRQNTRAETFRDRKVRPGAQVVLSPWHLQRHERLWAEPDAFCPARWQTSEGRHSAREAYMPFSAGPRVCTGAGFAMVEGVLLLAMLVRHFRFDRIEGADPVPVAHLTVRAENGIRLRVTPRG; encoded by the coding sequence GTGCCCCCGAAACCCGCGGCCCGCGCCGAAAGGGTCTCGCTTCTGACCTATCTCAGGCTCTTTCGGCGCGACATCCTCTCGGCCCAGCCTGCGCGGCTTTACCGCGCCTGGATGGCCGAGTTCCGCACGCCTTTCTTCCGCTCCTATCTCTGCAATGACCCGAAGCTTGTCGATCTGGTGCTGAAGGACCGACCCGAAGATTTCCCGAAATCGAACCGGATCCGGGCGGGGCTGGAACCCCTTCTGGGCAATTCCGTCTTCGTCACCAATGGCGAGACCTGGAAGCGCCAGCGCCGCATCATCGACCCGGCCTTCGAGGGCGGACGCCTGCGCGACACGTTCCCCGCCATGGTGGCGGCGGGGCAGGCGGCGGTCGCCCGGATGCAGGATCTGACCCAGGGCGTCACGGGAACCGAGGTCGAGGTCGAAGAGGAAATGTCCCATGCGGCGGCGGATGTGATCTTCCGCACGCTGTTTTCGATTCCGATCGAACATGAGATCGCGGCCCGGGTCTTTTTTGAATTCCGCGCCTATCAGCGCACGCAGCCGATCCTGAACCTTGCGGCCTTCCTGCCGCTGCCCCGCTGGTTCCCGCGCCTGCATCGCAAGCGCACCCGGGCCTCGGCAAAGATGATCCGCGATCTGATCACCCGGCTGACAGATGCGCGGGCGGCTGAAATCGCCGCGGGCACTGCCCCTGATGATCTCGCAACCAAAATCATGACCACCGCCGAACCCGTGACCGGAAAGCGCTTCACGCCCGCGGAAATGGTCGATCAGGTCGCGATCTTCTTTCTTGCCGGGCATGAGACCAGCGCCTCGGCGCTTGGCTGGTCGCTCTATCTGCTCGCGCTCAGCCCCGATGTGCAGGAGCGCGTCGCGGCCGAAGCGGCCTCGCTTGGCGCGGCCCCCGATTTCAGCGCCGTGAACCGGCTGCACTACACCCGCGATGTCTTTCGCGAGGCGCTGCGCCTCTACCCGCCGGTGCCGATGATGGTGCGACAGAACACGCGCGCCGAGACCTTCCGCGACCGCAAGGTCAGGCCCGGCGCCCAGGTTGTGCTCTCGCCCTGGCATCTCCAGCGCCATGAACGGCTCTGGGCGGAACCCGACGCCTTCTGCCCCGCCCGCTGGCAAACCAGCGAGGGCCGCCACTCCGCGCGCGAGGCATATATGCCCTTTTCCGCCGGCCCCCGCGTCTGTACCGGCGCCGGTTTCGCCATGGTCGAAGGCGTCCTCCTCCTCGCCATGCTGGTCCGGCACTTCCGCTTTGACCGCATCGAAGGCGCCGACCCGGTTCCGGTGGCCCATCTGACGGTGCGCGCCGAAAACGGCATCCGCCTCCGCGTCACGCCCCGCGGCTAG
- a CDS encoding phosphoribosylaminoimidazolesuccinocarboxamide synthase, whose protein sequence is MARRKKVYEGKAKILFEGPEPGTLIQYFKDDENGPEAGSGANVAPISAASEGKGVLNNRLSEFFMAGLNNIGVPTHFIRRLNMREQLVRMAEIIPLEILVRNFATGGISERLGIPEGMGLPRPIVEYYFKDEKLGTPLVTEEHIIAFGWGNQQDLDDMVELALRVNDFLSGVMLGVGVRLMDFRIEIGRVWDGDYMRLILADEISPDSMTLWDLRQPERADGSVPEPGPLSDVYAELARRIGVLPSNVTHVSKPSLIN, encoded by the coding sequence ATGGCACGTCGCAAGAAGGTCTATGAGGGCAAGGCCAAGATCCTGTTCGAAGGACCGGAACCGGGCACGCTGATCCAGTATTTCAAGGATGACGAGAACGGCCCCGAAGCCGGCAGCGGCGCCAATGTCGCACCGATCTCTGCGGCCTCGGAAGGCAAGGGTGTGCTGAACAACCGGCTGTCGGAATTCTTCATGGCCGGGCTGAACAATATCGGGGTTCCGACCCATTTCATCCGCCGCCTGAACATGCGTGAGCAGCTGGTGCGGATGGCCGAGATCATTCCGCTGGAGATCCTCGTGCGGAATTTCGCGACCGGCGGGATCTCTGAGCGACTGGGTATCCCCGAAGGCATGGGCCTGCCGCGCCCGATCGTGGAATATTACTTCAAGGATGAGAAACTCGGGACGCCTCTGGTGACCGAAGAACACATCATCGCCTTTGGCTGGGGCAATCAGCAGGATCTCGACGATATGGTCGAGCTGGCGCTCAGGGTGAATGACTTCCTTTCGGGCGTCATGCTGGGCGTAGGCGTGCGGCTGATGGATTTCCGGATCGAGATCGGCCGGGTCTGGGATGGCGATTATATGCGGCTGATCCTCGCCGATGAGATCAGCCCGGATTCCATGACGCTGTGGGATCTGCGCCAGCCCGAACGCGCCGATGGGTCGGTGCCCGAACCGGGGCCACTTTCCGATGTCTATGCGGAACTGGCGCGGCGCATCGGCGTTCTGCCCTCGAATGTCACCCATGTCTCGAAACCCTCGCTGATCAACTGA
- a CDS encoding DUF1476 domain-containing protein, whose product MSTFDDRENAFEAKFAHDSEMQFRAEARRNKLAGLWAAELLGKSGDDANAYALDVVAADFDEPGIEDVVRKLAADLGDRVSPDQIRAKLTELLPVAKAQLLNEV is encoded by the coding sequence ATGAGCACTTTTGACGACCGCGAAAACGCATTCGAGGCCAAATTCGCGCATGACAGCGAGATGCAGTTCCGGGCCGAGGCGCGGCGCAACAAGCTTGCCGGCCTCTGGGCGGCAGAGCTTCTCGGCAAATCCGGCGATGATGCCAATGCCTATGCGCTGGACGTCGTGGCGGCTGATTTCGACGAGCCGGGCATTGAGGATGTGGTGCGCAAGCTCGCCGCCGATCTGGGGGACCGGGTGAGCCCCGACCAGATCCGCGCCAAGCTGACCGAGCTTCTGCCGGTGGCCAAGGCGCAGCTGCTGAACGAAGTCTGA
- the bmt gene encoding betaine--homocysteine S-methyltransferase, whose protein sequence is MTNDAPKKNDLLSQLLAERDWLMADGATGTNLFNMGLESGEPPELWNVDRPDNIRTLYRNAVEAGSDIFLTNTFGGNASRLKLHNAQGRVHELNRVGAALGREIADASGRKVVVAGSVGPTGDIFEPMGTLTHALAVEMFHEQAEGLKAGGADVLWVETISAPEEYRAAAEAAKLAGMPWVGTMSFDTAGRTMMGVTSAAMAELVEKLPEAPLAFGANCGVGASDLMRTVMGFIATGTTRPVVAKGNAGIPKYHDGHIHYDGTPELMGVYAVMARDAGVKIIGGCCGTMPEHLKAMRRALEETPRGPAPSLEDVAAKLGGFSSVSDGTDGEGPAKRERRGRRG, encoded by the coding sequence ATGACCAATGATGCCCCAAAGAAGAATGACCTGCTGAGCCAGCTGCTGGCCGAGCGGGACTGGCTGATGGCCGATGGGGCGACCGGCACCAATCTCTTCAATATGGGGTTGGAATCGGGCGAACCGCCGGAGCTGTGGAATGTCGACCGCCCCGATAATATCCGCACGCTCTACCGCAATGCGGTCGAGGCAGGATCGGATATCTTCCTGACGAACACCTTTGGCGGCAATGCCTCGCGGCTGAAATTGCATAATGCGCAAGGCCGCGTGCATGAGCTGAACAGGGTCGGTGCGGCTTTGGGGCGTGAGATCGCCGATGCCTCGGGGCGCAAGGTGGTGGTGGCGGGCTCGGTCGGGCCGACCGGCGATATTTTCGAGCCGATGGGCACCCTGACCCATGCGCTCGCGGTCGAGATGTTCCATGAACAGGCCGAAGGGCTGAAGGCCGGTGGCGCCGATGTTCTCTGGGTTGAGACCATCTCGGCGCCGGAAGAATACCGCGCGGCGGCCGAGGCTGCGAAACTTGCGGGCATGCCCTGGGTCGGGACCATGAGCTTTGATACGGCAGGCCGCACCATGATGGGGGTGACTTCTGCCGCGATGGCAGAGCTGGTCGAGAAACTCCCCGAGGCGCCGCTGGCCTTTGGCGCGAATTGTGGCGTGGGGGCCTCGGATCTGATGCGCACGGTGATGGGCTTCATTGCCACCGGGACCACGCGACCGGTTGTGGCAAAGGGGAATGCCGGGATCCCGAAATATCACGACGGCCATATCCATTATGACGGCACGCCGGAACTGATGGGGGTCTATGCTGTGATGGCCCGCGATGCCGGGGTGAAGATCATCGGCGGTTGCTGCGGCACCATGCCCGAGCATCTGAAAGCGATGCGGCGCGCGCTGGAAGAAACGCCGCGCGGTCCGGCCCCGAGCCTGGAAGACGTAGCTGCAAAGCTGGGCGGGTTCTCTTCCGTGTCAGATGGCACTGACGGTGAAGGCCCGGCCAAACGGGAACGTCGCGGCCGGCGCGGCTGA
- a CDS encoding DUF6324 family protein, with protein MGINKQSDIAANIQIGPTDAGMVRIYIEAEGGIELPLDFDPEEAEEIAEELRAAAEAARLMTEEGSKGGKPKRR; from the coding sequence ATGGGCATCAACAAACAAAGCGACATCGCCGCCAATATCCAGATCGGGCCGACCGATGCCGGTATGGTGCGGATCTATATCGAGGCCGAAGGCGGGATCGAACTGCCGCTGGATTTCGACCCCGAAGAGGCGGAAGAGATCGCAGAAGAGCTGCGCGCTGCCGCCGAGGCCGCCCGGCTGATGACGGAAGAAGGCAGCAAGGGCGGCAAACCCAAACGCCGCTGA